A single genomic interval of Phycisphaeraceae bacterium harbors:
- a CDS encoding PDZ domain-containing protein gives MLGAAPQGRPDRAVAPPREAAAVSAELERQVDALVDRLASPEWEERESASAALMALPMPEAQPVLLRRLERGGLDPEQRHRLADAACRRLVEQPRGALGISMDIGPQGMSGVRVMGLVPGMPAAEVLRIGDVIEAINDEPILSSQVLSDVVQRLAPGTAVHLRVQRPVLDEQGRPRRDRAGQVVTQAVQVTMRLGSMEQLDANDRMGRERNAFRRSSDVQILREAEARRIRRDFVATATLVPLTSTSRDGPVVEMTFAGRLAELERRLDELEDGIWRTRGDAIDALSATAQGLDALQAHMNEESVTDRDRVRLAGALQRLGRLLSRDDLLMPVDQQIPPR, from the coding sequence GTGCTCGGCGCAGCGCCTCAGGGGCGGCCAGATCGCGCCGTCGCTCCGCCGCGCGAAGCGGCGGCCGTCAGCGCGGAACTTGAGCGGCAGGTCGATGCGCTCGTTGATCGACTTGCGAGCCCGGAGTGGGAGGAGCGCGAATCTGCATCCGCCGCACTCATGGCCCTGCCGATGCCTGAGGCGCAGCCCGTCCTGCTTCGCCGCCTTGAGCGCGGCGGTCTCGACCCCGAACAGCGTCATCGGCTGGCTGATGCAGCGTGTCGCCGGCTGGTCGAGCAACCTCGCGGGGCGCTGGGCATCAGCATGGACATCGGCCCACAGGGCATGTCCGGCGTGCGCGTCATGGGCCTGGTGCCCGGCATGCCTGCTGCGGAAGTCCTTCGCATCGGCGATGTGATCGAGGCGATCAACGACGAGCCGATCCTCAGCAGCCAGGTACTGAGCGATGTGGTTCAGCGGCTCGCACCCGGAACAGCCGTGCACTTGCGCGTGCAGCGTCCGGTGCTCGATGAGCAGGGGCGTCCCCGACGCGATCGCGCGGGGCAGGTGGTGACGCAGGCAGTGCAGGTCACCATGCGCCTCGGCTCGATGGAGCAGCTCGATGCCAACGACCGGATGGGTCGGGAGCGAAATGCGTTCCGACGCAGCTCCGATGTGCAGATCCTTCGCGAGGCGGAAGCGCGCCGCATCCGGCGCGATTTCGTCGCGACGGCGACACTTGTTCCCCTGACCTCGACCTCACGCGACGGCCCCGTGGTCGAGATGACCTTTGCGGGGCGTCTCGCGGAACTCGAGCGACGCCTTGATGAACTCGAAGATGGCATCTGGCGGACGCGAGGAGATGCAATCGACGCTCTCTCCGCGACAGCGCAGGGTCTCGACGCGCTCCAAGCTCACATGAATGAGGAAAGCGTGACCGATCGCGATCGCGTGCGCCTCGCCGGGGCGCTTCAGCGCTTGGGTCGGCTCCTCTCGCGCGATGATCTGCTGATGCCCGTCGATCAGCAGATTCCCCCTCGATGA
- a CDS encoding nucleoside monophosphate kinase, with protein MAPGKITSILLFGVPGSGKGTQGAILGRIPGFVHLAMGDVFRSLDRQSPLGRKFMEYSTRGELVPDDLTIEIWRDHVDSMIASGAYRPNREFLLLDGIPRSAAQAEALAPFVDVRLVIHLVAKDQEEMVERMRRRALQQQRPDDADVAVIRRRFEVYRESTKPVLCRFDRSLIRDIEASGTPGRVLLSILEAVVPLQESTFTNPLGH; from the coding sequence ATGGCTCCCGGCAAGATCACCTCCATCCTCCTCTTCGGCGTGCCCGGTTCGGGCAAGGGCACCCAGGGCGCCATCCTCGGTCGCATTCCCGGGTTCGTTCATCTCGCGATGGGCGATGTCTTCCGCTCGCTCGACCGCCAGAGTCCGCTGGGCAGGAAGTTCATGGAGTACTCGACGCGCGGCGAGCTTGTGCCAGATGACCTCACCATCGAGATCTGGCGCGACCATGTCGATTCGATGATCGCGTCGGGGGCCTACCGGCCGAATCGTGAGTTCCTTCTGCTTGACGGCATTCCCCGCAGCGCGGCGCAGGCCGAGGCGCTCGCTCCCTTCGTCGATGTCCGACTTGTCATCCATCTCGTCGCGAAGGACCAGGAGGAGATGGTCGAGCGCATGCGCCGCCGCGCGCTTCAGCAGCAGCGTCCGGATGATGCGGATGTCGCCGTCATCCGCCGCCGCTTCGAGGTCTATCGCGAGTCGACCAAGCCAGTCCTCTGCCGCTTTGATCGATCGCTCATTCGCGACATCGAAGCGAGCGGGACGCCCGGACGAGTGTTGCTTTCGATCTTGGAAGCGGTCGTGCCGCTGCAGGAGTCGACCTTCACGAATCCGCTCGGCCACTGA
- a CDS encoding DHH family phosphoesterase gives MQGVRRRWTVRMEAGKGQSSLARRLLDDRSGGDERRRRILESPALQDLHRPTTLPGAVAAGEAIARAWRDRRRIAIYGDYDVDGITATALFWHLLRALDPSRSAETYLPHRMEHGYGVNGDALRELADRGVQSVITVDCGITAVTEAELARELGLELIITDHHAMELSESAATELDASADCRAAGSAVNDHGGTHRLPRASALVHPDLPGEAAPFPRLCGAAVAWKTACTTASAWFGPHQVSEPVRRTLVGLLPLVALGTIADVMDLEDENRIFAAIGLRGLATTAIPGLQALVRSEAGSDVDAEAIGFRLAPMLNACGRLGHAAEALELLTTADARRSSEIVSALSQLNEERKGLERSCVESAMEAAEAAGMTRPDRRVIALANARWHEGVVGVACSRLVERFGRPTILLQDKGETLKGSGRSVPGVHLLEALRACALRGVPFRRLGGHAMAAGMEIDRAALPSFQEALIEEVNARLAPEALIPELSIDIRATLDELTRSTLSQLARLEPFGRGNPRPRFLLECVVLAAPPRQLGSSGSHVELWLRQGSGRTTRRAIWWSGAEWTRDLDTGESLDLVVEARLNRFRGREEELLTVIDMRRVSAAASVR, from the coding sequence ATGCAGGGTGTGCGAAGGAGGTGGACGGTCCGCATGGAGGCGGGCAAGGGACAGTCGTCTCTCGCCAGGCGCCTGCTGGACGATCGATCGGGGGGCGATGAGCGACGGCGGCGCATCTTGGAATCGCCCGCACTTCAGGACCTCCATCGACCGACCACACTCCCGGGAGCGGTCGCCGCGGGAGAGGCGATCGCCCGAGCGTGGCGCGATCGCAGGCGGATCGCGATCTATGGCGATTACGATGTCGATGGCATCACGGCCACGGCACTCTTCTGGCATCTGCTCCGGGCGCTTGACCCTTCGCGCTCCGCCGAGACCTATCTGCCGCACCGCATGGAGCATGGCTATGGAGTGAACGGCGATGCCCTGCGCGAACTCGCCGATCGCGGTGTGCAGAGTGTCATCACCGTTGACTGCGGCATCACCGCAGTGACCGAAGCTGAACTCGCGAGGGAACTCGGCCTCGAGCTGATCATCACCGACCATCATGCGATGGAGCTCTCGGAGAGTGCGGCAACCGAGCTCGATGCATCGGCCGATTGTCGCGCTGCGGGAAGCGCGGTGAATGACCACGGTGGCACCCATCGGCTGCCGCGTGCGTCTGCGCTGGTGCACCCCGATCTGCCCGGAGAGGCAGCGCCATTTCCGCGGCTCTGTGGCGCGGCGGTGGCCTGGAAGACCGCCTGCACCACGGCGAGCGCATGGTTCGGACCTCATCAGGTCTCCGAGCCCGTGCGGCGCACGCTCGTTGGATTGCTGCCGCTCGTCGCACTCGGCACCATCGCCGATGTCATGGACCTCGAAGATGAGAACCGGATCTTCGCGGCCATTGGGCTTCGAGGCCTTGCGACCACAGCGATTCCGGGCCTTCAGGCCCTCGTCCGCTCCGAAGCCGGCAGCGATGTCGACGCCGAGGCGATCGGGTTCCGCCTCGCACCGATGCTGAACGCCTGCGGGCGCCTCGGTCACGCGGCGGAGGCTCTCGAGTTGCTCACCACGGCTGATGCACGACGATCAAGCGAGATTGTCAGTGCCCTCTCGCAACTGAACGAAGAGCGCAAGGGGCTCGAGCGCTCCTGTGTCGAGAGCGCAATGGAAGCGGCCGAGGCCGCGGGCATGACCCGCCCCGATCGGCGCGTGATTGCGCTCGCCAATGCTCGCTGGCATGAGGGCGTCGTGGGTGTCGCGTGCTCCCGGCTGGTGGAGCGATTCGGACGGCCGACGATTCTGCTTCAGGACAAGGGCGAGACGCTCAAGGGCTCCGGTCGGAGCGTGCCGGGCGTGCACCTGCTCGAAGCGCTTCGGGCGTGCGCCTTGCGTGGTGTGCCATTCCGTCGCCTCGGAGGTCATGCGATGGCGGCGGGTATGGAGATCGACCGCGCGGCGCTGCCCAGCTTTCAGGAGGCGCTCATTGAGGAGGTGAACGCGCGCCTCGCTCCCGAGGCGCTCATTCCCGAGCTCTCGATCGACATTCGTGCGACGCTCGATGAGCTGACGCGGTCAACGCTGAGTCAACTGGCGCGCCTCGAGCCCTTCGGCCGCGGCAATCCACGGCCGCGCTTCCTGCTGGAGTGCGTGGTGCTCGCGGCACCGCCGCGCCAACTTGGCTCGAGCGGATCGCATGTCGAACTCTGGCTCAGGCAGGGGAGCGGTCGGACCACGCGCCGCGCCATCTGGTGGTCCGGCGCGGAGTGGACGCGCGACCTCGACACCGGGGAGTCGCTCGATCTCGTGGTTGAAGCGCGCCTCAATCGCTTCCGCGGCCGCGAAGAGGAACTCCTCACTGTCATTGACATGCGCCGAGTGAGTGCGGCAGCGAGCGTTCGGTGA